From Arachis stenosperma cultivar V10309 chromosome 2, arast.V10309.gnm1.PFL2, whole genome shotgun sequence, one genomic window encodes:
- the LOC130963121 gene encoding uncharacterized protein LOC130963121: MTNKLAFEALDRTLRDIMVSVSDRNKDLPFGGKVDVLGGDFKQVLPVIPKDWILQIGEGRCGTVVNDKLFVDIPSNIIIPVLKNPMEDIVNTIYPNLVQNFRDPSFFQDRAILALTVDNVEEINNYIVDLLPGEEKNYLSADSIYGSDAYSDVDVDWITVEFLNQIRCSGLPNHSLKLKIGVPIIFLRNIDPTGGLCNGT, translated from the exons ATGACTAATAAATTAGCATTTGAAGCGCTCGATAGGACGTTGCGTGATATAATGGTTTCGGTTTCTGATAGGAATAAAGATTTACCTTTTGGTGGGAAGGTGGACGTTCTGGGTGGTGATTTCAAGCAGGTCTTGCCAGTTATTCCAAAAG ATTGGATACTTCAAATCGGTGAAGGTCGATGTGGAACAGTGGTCAACGATAAACTTTTTGTTGATATTCCTTCTAATATAATCATTCCTGTCTTGAAAAATCCAATGGAAGATATTGTAAATACAATCTATCCGAATTTAGTTCAGAATTTTCGTGATCCAAGTTTTTTCCAGGATAGGGCAATACTCGCTCTGACTGTCGACAATGTTGAAGAGATAAACAATTATATAGTTGACTTGTTACCCGGTGAGGAGAAAAATTATCTCAGTGCTGATTCGATATATGGTAGTGATGCCTATTCTGATGTTGATGTCGATTGGATAACTGTTGAATTCTTGAATCAGATTAGGTGTTCTGGTCTACCTAATCATTCGTTGAAGTTGAAAATAGGCGTGCCTATTATTTTTTTGAGGAATATTGATCCGACTGGGGGTTTGTGTAATGGGACTTGA